A genomic region of Equus caballus isolate H_3958 breed thoroughbred chromosome 1, TB-T2T, whole genome shotgun sequence contains the following coding sequences:
- the LOC138918619 gene encoding protein FAM170A-like, giving the protein MNRRQSGRKRPISETPEASTQEDRATQPTPSANRSRSSRPRKTLRLPETCVSSASAERTSHSSSYGSPKEKQWVRCAYYTQVRTVKGVAVAWQTESGFAPVDERPRVFEAELSQESTIGPPPSPADTESLLSDTEPCVQEAEAHTPAPAVQEQEAPPRAVTPEWLVTGEHGFRCVACCRVFPCPAAVVAHAERGVKEGFSCRVFYEELLERRRPASAPRRPRRCHLLAQRRLLAAKSREVRAKEEACLRLQARLQAQSQELRRLRSELAWLQRQEAWQRQGRGARPQGPRGTRLKGRAQAL; this is encoded by the exons ATGAATCGGCGGCAATCCGGGAGGAAGAGGCCTATCTCTGAGACCCCAg AGGCCTCAACCCAAGAGGACAGGGCCACACAGCCTACACCATCGGCAAACAGAAGCCggagctccaggcccaggaagaCCCTCCGACTCCCAGAGACGTGTGtctcctctgcttcagcggagcggacctcccactcctccagctACGGGTCGCCCAAAGAGAAGCAATGGGTGCGGTGCGCCTATTACACCCAAGTGCGCACCGTGAAGGGGGTGGCCGTCGCGTGGCAAACCGAAAGCGGGTTTGCACCCGTGGACGAGAGGCCCCGCGTCTTCGAGGCCGAGCTCTCCCAGGAGAGCACCATCGGCCCTCCCCCGAGCCCGGCTGACACGGAGTCCCTGCTCAGCGACACGGAGCCCTGTGTCCAGGAAGCCGAGGCGCACACCCCTGCGCCGGCCGTCCAGGAGCAGGAGGCGCCGCCCCGCGCGGTCACCCCGGAGTGGCTGGTGACCGGCGAGCACGGCTTCCGCTGCGTGGCCTGCTGCCGCGTGTTCCCGTGCCCGGCCGCCGTGGTGGCGCACGCCGAGCGCGGCGTCAAGGAGGGCTTCAGCTGCCGCGTCTTCTATGAGGAGCTGCTGGAGCGCCGGCGGCCCGCGTCTGCGCCGCGCCGGCCCCGacgctgccacctgctggcccagagGCGCCTGCTGGCGGCCAAGAGCAGGGAGGTGCGAGCCAAGGAGGAAGCCTGCCTGCGCCTGCAGGCGAGACTgcaagcacagagccaggagctgaggcGGCTGCGGAGCGAGCTGGCgtggctgcagaggcaggaggcctggcagaggcagggccgcGGGGCGCGGCCCCAAGGACCGCGGGGCACGCGCCTGAAGGGCCGCGCTCAGGCCCTGTGa